One window of the Archangium primigenium genome contains the following:
- a CDS encoding AAA family ATPase — MLTRLKIDGFKNMNAVDIRFGPFTCVAGGNGVGKSNLFDAIRFLSALADQPLLDAALSVRNEGGVGGDLRSIFHHVGERYGRTLSFMAEMLVPKKGIDDLGQDAEASITFLQYSLHLEYREEERGQSLGGLQITHESLKHISLGEAKAHLPFAHSSHWRRSVVTGRRTSPFISTEQAGEKIYIKLHGDGGKVGRTRQFLAESLPRTVLSSATAAESPTALLARREMQSWRLLQLEPSALRSPDPFSAPSKLGSNGAHLPATLGRLAQIHRGRRERTPTSQQIYTRIANRLAQLVEGVRSVRVDADERRELLTLVVRDRDGTEHEAKGLSDGTLRFLALCVLESDPQSQGLLCLEEPENGIHPERIPAIIRLMRDLAVDANEPVDDDNPLRQVIINTHSPAVVSIVPDESLVVAASEPVVLEEQRCSIASFRWLPKTWRSQADHETEAVPKGKLLAYLNPLGVIAHEQQVGDVARKPTRRVMDRLDVQLLLPLPITSAADSS; from the coding sequence ATGCTGACTCGACTAAAGATTGACGGCTTCAAGAATATGAATGCTGTTGATATTCGTTTTGGTCCGTTTACTTGTGTGGCGGGTGGCAATGGAGTGGGGAAATCAAATCTCTTCGATGCCATTCGGTTTCTAAGTGCACTCGCTGATCAACCTCTGCTGGATGCGGCTTTGTCGGTGCGTAATGAAGGAGGCGTTGGCGGCGATTTACGCAGTATTTTCCACCATGTGGGTGAACGGTATGGACGTACCTTGTCATTCATGGCGGAAATGTTAGTCCCTAAAAAAGGAATTGATGATTTAGGACAAGATGCTGAGGCTAGTATTACCTTCCTGCAGTACTCTTTGCATTTGGAGTATCGAGAAGAAGAGCGTGGACAGTCACTAGGCGGTTTACAAATTACGCACGAATCCCTCAAGCACATTAGTTTGGGTGAAGCGAAAGCTCATCTCCCGTTTGCGCATAGCTCGCACTGGCGTCGCTCGGTGGTGACGGGTCGCAGGACTAGTCCATTCATTTCTACCGAACAAGCGGGAGAAAAGATATACATTAAGCTGCACGGCGATGGGGGAAAGGTTGGAAGAACCCGCCAGTTTTTGGCGGAAAGTCTTCCGCGAACAGTATTGTCGAGTGCTACCGCTGCTGAAAGCCCAACGGCTTTGCTTGCGCGAAGAGAGATGCAGTCGTGGCGACTTTTACAATTGGAGCCTTCCGCTCTTAGGTCGCCCGATCCTTTTAGTGCACCGAGTAAACTAGGTTCAAACGGTGCGCATTTGCCTGCGACTTTAGGCCGGTTGGCGCAAATTCATCGCGGACGACGTGAGAGGACTCCAACTTCTCAGCAAATATATACGCGAATTGCAAACCGTTTGGCCCAATTGGTTGAAGGGGTTCGTTCGGTTCGAGTTGATGCGGACGAGCGGCGAGAATTGCTTACTCTTGTTGTTCGAGATCGAGACGGAACTGAGCACGAAGCTAAGGGGTTGTCGGATGGTACGCTCAGATTTCTCGCCCTGTGCGTTTTGGAAAGTGACCCTCAATCTCAAGGGTTGCTTTGTCTGGAGGAGCCCGAAAACGGGATTCATCCAGAAAGAATTCCAGCTATTATTAGGCTTATGCGAGATTTGGCTGTTGATGCGAACGAGCCAGTCGATGATGACAACCCTTTGCGGCAGGTTATCATCAATACGCATTCGCCGGCAGTTGTGAGTATTGTTCCGGATGAGAGCTTGGTCGTAGCTGCCTCTGAGCCTGTCGTGCTGGAGGAACAGCGGTGTTCTATTGCTTCCTTTAGATGGTTGCCCAAAACGTGGAGATCTCAAGCTGATCATGAAACGGAAGCAGTACCTAAAGGTAAACTGCTGGCTTATCTTAATCCGTTGGGAGTTATCGCGCATGAGCAGCAGGTGGGGGATGTGGCGCGCAAGCCGACTCGGCGAGTTATGGACCGACTGGATGTTCAGTTGTTGTTGCCGTTGCCAATTACTTCTGCGGCGGATTCCTCATGA
- a CDS encoding SDR family oxidoreductase translates to MTQSVFRDGLLAGKVAFITGGSSGINLGIAEAFVKAGAHVTINGRNVEKLEAAVKGLQAHGSARGVAADVRQYDAMAQALQGTRDAHGEIDILVCGAAGNFPAPAVGMSSNAFRSVMEIDVLGTFNTCRAAFEHLRKPGASVINISAPQAYLPMALQAHVCAAKAGVDMLTRTLAIEWGGAGVRVNSIVPGPIDDTEGMRRLAPGDDVREKLIGSLPLGRFGTKQDIAQLALFLVSDAATYVTGSLMVCDGGQSLLGSGLMLRAMGV, encoded by the coding sequence ATGACGCAGAGCGTGTTCCGGGACGGGTTGCTGGCGGGCAAGGTGGCGTTCATCACCGGGGGCAGCAGTGGCATCAACCTCGGCATCGCCGAGGCCTTCGTGAAGGCGGGCGCCCACGTCACCATCAACGGGCGCAACGTGGAGAAGCTCGAGGCGGCGGTGAAGGGGCTCCAGGCCCACGGCTCCGCCCGGGGCGTCGCCGCCGACGTGCGCCAGTACGACGCCATGGCCCAGGCGCTCCAGGGCACGCGCGACGCGCACGGGGAGATCGACATCCTCGTGTGCGGCGCGGCCGGCAACTTCCCCGCGCCCGCGGTGGGCATGTCCTCCAACGCCTTCCGCTCGGTCATGGAGATCGACGTGCTGGGCACCTTCAACACCTGCCGCGCCGCCTTCGAGCATCTGCGCAAGCCGGGCGCCAGCGTGATCAACATCTCCGCGCCCCAGGCCTACCTGCCCATGGCCCTGCAGGCCCACGTGTGCGCCGCCAAGGCCGGCGTGGACATGCTCACCCGCACGCTCGCCATCGAGTGGGGCGGGGCGGGCGTGCGCGTCAACTCCATCGTCCCCGGCCCCATCGACGACACCGAGGGCATGCGCCGGCTCGCCCCCGGCGACGACGTGCGCGAGAAGCTGATCGGCTCGCTGCCCCTGGGTCGCTTCGGGACGAAGCAGGACATCGCGCAACTCGCGCTTTTCCTGGTCTCGGATGCCGCCACGTACGTCACCGGTTCGCTCATGGTGTGTGACGGCGGCCAGTCCCTGCTGGGCTCGGGGTTGATGCTGCGCGCGATGGGCGTCTAG
- a CDS encoding lamin tail domain-containing protein → MTHGLPPLSRWLACSVLLLGLTLTGTGCREDNPPTPPPPARALPDAERSTVEVNPATGARANGVDGVDIQVTVRAADGTPLAGHAVTVAASGVGNTLQQPAGPTDAEGAASARLTSTAAGVKTVTVSVATEGGAVVLASQPTVEFVREPATRLAFTSAPGFGTAGAPLDAFEVVIQNAAGGTVAGAGDTVTLSLGDAPAGATLKGEVSVAAVNGVARFPSLVIEKAGTNYTLVARVDGLPEAKSPAFDVQPAAPSALALTASQTDVVVGTPVSLGLTVVDGFGNTVTPYTGTVRFSSDDGAASLPADYTFTPAAQGRHDFSNGFTPRTVGTSRQVTVTDRDNAALTGSVTFTVRPGTARKLVFTQQPATTSVRAPFAVRVGVVDALGNPVSVSSPGVTLAVNKGGTLAGTVSVAPVAGEASFPGLSIAQEAEGYVLTATASGLEPATSTAFTIVDDVPPAVPVVTQSGSTAASVTVAWTAVGDDGTAGTATRQELRYATTDITSEASFAAATLVTTGAPKAAGSAESAVISGLQQGRDYYVALKVTDNAGNSARSATRLVSTLALNASRLAFSVQPQSGTAGVTLAPIKVEIRDAAGALVDTATSAVTLTVVGTSGYGPFTVSAVNGVATFSAVRIDTAGKGYTLKATAGSLTEATSTPFDIASAAAASLTLTGLPATVTAGSAQSLTVEVRDAFNNLAAGYTGTVRFTSSDTKAVLPADATFSATDAGRKTLSVTLNSVNSQSVTVKDVVRGELTATASTVVNQGTPAKLVFQTQPTHGTVRAALGAVSVAIADASGNVLDVSAPTISLHLVGGNASATLEGTLTATPSAGVATFSGLKIDQQGTGFRFEATAGTLNGASSNPFTIVDDLSPAAVTLRVEGTITSTRIPLAWSAVGDDGMLGLASAYDLRYSTSPIDAANFASATQVLTDPPLPPGSAEAVEITGLTPSTRYYLALKVEDDAGNSVLAFASATTQKDPCIGAPACTAQPTVCGADGVSRISYTAACVDEDNQPVCQQSETVTACAGANAVCYQAACETAARPTGNQLAFSELMHSPTGTTTEYFELTNTTGQLLNLNGVTVTYRNSAKVTRSFQVGQGSVPVVVGRRGTFVLAHNKDRATNGGVSADYQYPDAIVLDGAGQFSVAHESTPVTDFLYTSAFPQTSGKAMSLSSAVVGSYADASPWYWCDATTALSGGDFGSPNAPNGTCGVAAAPPVDFCNVQHPKTIPTTPANTALVIYSRFYEPSITDRNTAGNDGYPYVSAQLGYGPVGTSATEWTWKAISFNAEYSATVSNDDEMMGTLRIPTAGSYKYGFRYAFQDAATGTATPWVYCDQNGVADPTNGIFGTVTIESAVTPPLTNHVVISEFSGGNGSAAKDEFIELYNPTNSPVAIGGWKVQYKSATGTAYSNNAADVIPAGAVIQPKGYYLLGGTAYSGSVAKNAEYSFDSSASTSGGGHIRIGPNLDDKIATVAVDVLGYGTANSAEGGKAAPSHPAAGGSLERKAVSTSDSTSMATGGADALRGNGYDTDDNSTNFVTRAVRDPQNASSPTETP, encoded by the coding sequence ATGACGCATGGCCTCCCCCCGCTGTCACGCTGGCTCGCGTGCAGCGTGTTGTTGCTCGGTCTCACCCTCACTGGCACGGGCTGCCGCGAGGACAACCCGCCCACGCCGCCACCGCCCGCGCGGGCGCTCCCGGACGCGGAGCGCTCCACGGTGGAGGTGAACCCGGCGACGGGGGCTCGTGCCAATGGCGTGGATGGTGTCGACATCCAGGTGACGGTGCGCGCGGCGGACGGCACGCCGCTGGCGGGTCACGCGGTGACGGTGGCGGCCTCGGGCGTGGGCAACACGCTCCAGCAGCCCGCGGGGCCCACGGACGCGGAGGGCGCGGCGAGCGCGCGGCTCACCTCCACGGCCGCGGGCGTGAAGACGGTGACGGTGTCGGTGGCCACGGAGGGCGGCGCGGTGGTGCTGGCCTCCCAGCCCACCGTGGAGTTCGTGCGGGAGCCCGCCACGCGGCTGGCCTTCACCTCGGCGCCGGGCTTCGGCACCGCGGGCGCGCCCCTGGACGCGTTCGAGGTGGTCATCCAGAACGCGGCGGGCGGGACGGTCGCGGGCGCGGGGGACACGGTGACGCTGTCGCTCGGAGACGCTCCGGCGGGCGCCACGCTCAAGGGCGAGGTGTCGGTGGCGGCGGTGAACGGGGTGGCGCGCTTCCCCTCGCTGGTGATCGAGAAGGCCGGGACGAACTACACGCTCGTGGCCCGGGTGGACGGCCTGCCCGAGGCGAAGAGCCCCGCGTTCGACGTCCAGCCCGCCGCGCCCTCCGCGCTGGCGCTGACGGCGTCCCAGACGGACGTGGTGGTGGGCACGCCGGTGAGCCTGGGCCTGACGGTGGTGGATGGGTTCGGCAACACGGTGACCCCGTACACGGGCACCGTGCGCTTCTCGTCCGATGATGGCGCGGCCTCGCTGCCCGCGGACTACACCTTCACCCCGGCGGCCCAGGGTCGCCACGACTTCTCCAACGGCTTCACGCCGCGCACCGTGGGCACGTCGCGCCAGGTGACGGTGACGGACCGGGACAACGCGGCCCTCACCGGCTCGGTGACCTTCACCGTGCGGCCGGGCACGGCCCGCAAGCTCGTCTTCACCCAGCAGCCGGCCACCACGTCCGTGCGCGCGCCCTTCGCCGTGCGGGTGGGCGTGGTGGATGCCCTGGGCAACCCGGTGTCCGTGTCCTCGCCCGGGGTGACGCTGGCCGTCAACAAGGGCGGCACGCTCGCGGGGACGGTCTCGGTGGCGCCGGTGGCGGGCGAGGCCTCCTTCCCGGGCCTGTCCATCGCGCAGGAGGCCGAGGGCTACGTGCTGACGGCCACCGCCTCGGGTCTGGAGCCGGCGACGAGCACCGCCTTCACCATCGTCGATGACGTGCCGCCCGCGGTGCCCGTGGTGACCCAGTCCGGCTCCACCGCCGCGTCGGTCACCGTGGCCTGGACGGCGGTGGGGGACGACGGAACGGCGGGCACGGCCACCCGTCAGGAGCTGCGCTACGCCACGACGGACATCACCTCGGAGGCGAGCTTCGCGGCGGCCACCCTGGTGACCACGGGCGCGCCCAAGGCGGCGGGCAGCGCCGAGTCGGCGGTGATCTCCGGCCTGCAGCAGGGCCGGGACTACTACGTGGCCCTGAAGGTGACGGACAACGCGGGCAACTCCGCGCGCTCGGCGACGCGGCTGGTGTCCACGCTGGCGCTCAACGCCTCGCGGCTCGCCTTCAGCGTCCAGCCCCAGAGTGGCACGGCGGGCGTGACGCTGGCCCCCATCAAGGTGGAGATCCGGGACGCGGCGGGCGCGCTCGTGGACACGGCGACCTCGGCGGTGACGCTGACGGTGGTGGGCACCTCCGGGTATGGTCCCTTCACCGTGTCCGCGGTCAACGGCGTGGCGACCTTCTCCGCGGTGCGCATCGACACCGCGGGCAAGGGCTACACGCTCAAGGCCACGGCGGGCTCGCTCACCGAGGCCACCAGCACGCCCTTCGACATCGCGTCCGCGGCCGCGGCGTCCCTGACGCTGACGGGACTGCCCGCCACGGTGACCGCGGGCAGCGCCCAGAGCCTGACCGTGGAGGTGCGTGACGCCTTCAACAACCTCGCGGCGGGCTACACGGGCACCGTCCGCTTCACCTCGAGCGACACGAAGGCGGTCCTCCCCGCGGACGCCACGTTCTCCGCCACGGACGCGGGCCGCAAGACCCTGTCGGTGACGCTCAACTCGGTGAACAGCCAGTCGGTGACGGTGAAGGACGTGGTGCGCGGCGAGCTGACCGCCACGGCCTCGACGGTGGTGAACCAGGGCACGCCCGCCAAGCTCGTGTTCCAGACCCAGCCGACCCACGGCACCGTGCGCGCGGCGCTCGGCGCGGTGTCCGTGGCCATCGCGGACGCGTCCGGCAACGTGCTCGACGTGAGCGCGCCGACCATCTCCCTGCACCTGGTGGGCGGCAATGCCTCGGCCACGCTCGAGGGCACGCTGACCGCGACCCCCTCGGCGGGCGTGGCCACCTTCTCCGGCCTGAAGATCGACCAGCAGGGCACGGGCTTCCGCTTCGAGGCCACGGCGGGCACGCTCAACGGCGCGAGCAGCAACCCGTTCACCATCGTGGACGACCTGTCGCCGGCCGCCGTGACGCTCCGGGTGGAGGGCACGATCACCAGCACCCGCATCCCCCTGGCCTGGTCGGCGGTGGGTGATGACGGAATGCTCGGTCTGGCCAGTGCCTACGACCTGCGCTACTCCACGAGCCCCATCGACGCGGCGAACTTCGCGTCCGCGACCCAGGTGCTCACGGATCCGCCGCTGCCTCCGGGCTCGGCCGAGGCGGTGGAGATCACCGGCCTGACGCCCAGCACCCGCTACTACCTGGCCCTGAAGGTGGAGGACGACGCGGGCAACTCCGTGCTGGCCTTCGCGAGCGCCACCACCCAGAAGGATCCCTGCATCGGCGCGCCGGCCTGCACGGCCCAGCCGACGGTCTGCGGCGCGGATGGCGTCTCGCGCATCAGCTACACGGCCGCGTGCGTCGACGAGGACAACCAGCCGGTCTGCCAGCAGTCGGAGACGGTCACCGCGTGCGCGGGCGCCAATGCCGTGTGCTACCAGGCGGCGTGTGAGACGGCGGCGCGGCCCACGGGCAACCAGCTCGCCTTCTCCGAGCTGATGCACTCGCCCACGGGCACCACCACCGAGTACTTCGAGCTGACCAACACCACGGGCCAGCTGCTCAACCTCAACGGGGTCACCGTCACCTACCGCAACAGCGCCAAGGTGACGCGCTCCTTCCAGGTGGGCCAGGGAAGCGTGCCCGTGGTGGTGGGGCGCCGGGGCACCTTCGTGCTGGCGCACAACAAGGACCGCGCCACCAACGGCGGCGTGTCGGCGGACTACCAGTACCCGGACGCGATCGTCCTGGATGGCGCGGGTCAGTTCAGCGTCGCCCATGAGTCCACGCCGGTGACGGACTTCCTCTACACGTCGGCCTTCCCGCAGACGTCGGGCAAGGCGATGAGCCTGTCGTCGGCCGTGGTGGGCTCCTACGCGGATGCCTCGCCCTGGTACTGGTGTGACGCGACGACGGCCCTGAGCGGGGGGGACTTCGGCTCGCCCAACGCGCCCAATGGCACGTGTGGGGTGGCGGCCGCGCCGCCGGTGGACTTCTGCAACGTGCAGCACCCCAAGACGATCCCCACCACGCCCGCCAACACGGCGCTCGTCATCTACAGCCGCTTCTACGAGCCGAGCATCACGGACCGCAACACGGCGGGCAACGACGGCTACCCGTACGTGTCCGCGCAGCTGGGCTACGGCCCGGTGGGCACCTCCGCCACGGAGTGGACCTGGAAGGCCATCTCCTTCAACGCGGAGTACTCGGCCACGGTGAGCAACGACGACGAGATGATGGGCACGCTGCGCATCCCCACGGCGGGCTCGTACAAGTACGGCTTCCGCTACGCCTTCCAGGATGCCGCCACCGGCACCGCGACGCCCTGGGTCTACTGCGACCAGAACGGCGTGGCCGACCCCACCAACGGCATCTTCGGCACGGTGACCATCGAGTCCGCCGTCACGCCGCCGCTCACCAACCACGTGGTCATCAGTGAGTTCAGCGGCGGCAACGGCAGCGCCGCCAAGGACGAGTTCATCGAGCTGTACAACCCCACCAACAGCCCGGTGGCCATCGGCGGCTGGAAGGTGCAGTACAAGTCCGCCACGGGCACGGCCTACAGCAACAACGCGGCGGACGTGATTCCCGCTGGCGCGGTCATCCAGCCCAAGGGCTACTACCTGCTCGGGGGCACCGCCTACTCGGGCTCGGTGGCCAAGAACGCGGAGTACTCCTTCGACTCCTCGGCCTCGACGAGCGGCGGCGGCCACATCCGCATCGGGCCCAACCTGGACGACAAGATCGCCACGGTGGCGGTGGACGTGCTGGGCTACGGCACCGCGAACAGCGCCGAGGGCGGCAAGGCCGCGCCCTCCCACCCGGCGGCGGGAGGCAGCCTGGAGCGCAAGGCCGTGTCCACGTCCGACTCGACGAGCATGGCCACGGGCGGCGCGGATGCCCTGCGCGGCAATGGCTACGACACTGATGACAACTCGACGAACTTCGTGACGCGCGCGGTGCGCGACCCGCAGAACGCGTCGAGCCCCACCGAGACGCCGTAG
- a CDS encoding glycogen/starch/alpha-glucan phosphorylase, which yields MSHRVPATAVPPTSESDTGREPSRTGLDAPNVHRGVREHVRYSRGKNPENATPHDQFMALALAVRDRLTDRWVRTARTYYEQDVKRAYYLSAEYLLGRALGNNLINLGMYEAAEQAMRELGVDLSALVEMEPDAGLGNGGLGRLAACFLDSLATLGYPGMGYGIRYEFGIFTQDIIDGYQVERADEWLKFGNPWEIVRPEKAVPVRFYGRVEHHQGPDGKTQARWVGAKTVIGVPYDTPIAGYGNQTVNTLRLWQARASEEFDLKLFNAGDYERSVVEKNDSEVISKVLYPNDAFQAGKELRLKQQYFFVACSIADIVRRYLKTHSDFRDFPKKVAIQLNDTHPAIAVAELMRVLVDEKHLPWEEAAAITQATFGYTNHTLLAEAMEKWPASLFERLLPRHLEIIFEINQRFLRQVQIRYPFDTERIRRMSLVEEGPEKKIRMAHLAVVGSHSINGVAELHTNLLRRDVLPEFAEMYPERFNNKTNGVTPRRWLLWSNPRLSQLITRNIGDGWTTNLDKLRELEPLAQNAGFREAFAQVKRQNKQDLSQHLSQLCGVNLNPDAIFDVQIKRLHEYKRQLLDAIHIVSLWMKARRDPSTIVAPRVFLFGAKAAPGYVQAKLIIRLINGIAEVVNSDAGTTGLQVLFIPNYRVSLAERIIPAADVSEQISTAGWEASGTGNMKFMLNGALTLGTLDGANVEIRQAVGDDNFFLFGLTADEVIARKRAGYRPREEYEKNQDLREALELISSGFFSPEDRHLFKPLIDGLLEEDRYLVLADFAAYAARQRDVAHAYKDTERWTRMAIHNVAHAGIFSSDRTITQYAEEIWRVKRIPVGP from the coding sequence ATGTCCCACCGAGTCCCCGCCACCGCCGTGCCGCCCACCTCCGAGTCCGACACCGGACGTGAGCCGAGCCGCACCGGCCTGGACGCACCCAACGTGCACCGCGGCGTGCGCGAGCACGTGCGCTACTCGCGCGGCAAGAACCCGGAAAACGCCACGCCTCACGATCAGTTCATGGCCCTCGCCCTGGCCGTGCGGGATCGGCTCACCGACCGCTGGGTGCGCACGGCGCGCACGTACTACGAGCAGGACGTGAAGCGCGCCTACTACCTGTCGGCCGAGTACCTGCTCGGCCGCGCCTTGGGCAACAACCTCATCAACCTGGGCATGTACGAGGCCGCCGAGCAGGCCATGCGCGAGCTGGGTGTGGACCTGAGCGCGCTCGTGGAGATGGAGCCGGACGCGGGTCTGGGCAACGGCGGTCTGGGTCGCCTCGCCGCGTGCTTCCTCGACTCGCTGGCCACGCTCGGCTACCCGGGCATGGGCTACGGCATCCGCTACGAGTTCGGCATCTTCACCCAGGACATCATCGACGGCTACCAGGTGGAGCGCGCCGACGAGTGGCTCAAGTTCGGCAACCCCTGGGAGATCGTCCGCCCGGAGAAGGCCGTGCCGGTGCGCTTCTACGGCCGGGTGGAGCACCACCAGGGCCCGGACGGCAAGACGCAGGCGCGCTGGGTGGGCGCCAAGACGGTCATCGGCGTGCCGTATGACACACCCATCGCCGGCTACGGCAACCAGACCGTCAACACCCTGCGCCTGTGGCAGGCGCGCGCCAGCGAGGAGTTCGACCTCAAGCTCTTCAACGCCGGCGACTACGAGCGCTCGGTGGTGGAGAAGAACGACTCGGAGGTCATCTCCAAGGTCCTCTACCCCAACGACGCCTTCCAGGCCGGCAAGGAGCTGCGGCTCAAGCAGCAGTACTTCTTCGTCGCCTGCTCCATCGCGGACATCGTGCGCCGCTACCTCAAGACGCACTCGGACTTCCGCGACTTCCCCAAGAAGGTCGCCATCCAGCTCAACGACACCCACCCGGCCATCGCCGTGGCGGAGCTGATGCGCGTGCTCGTGGACGAGAAGCACCTGCCCTGGGAGGAGGCCGCCGCCATCACCCAGGCCACCTTCGGCTACACCAACCACACGCTCCTGGCCGAGGCCATGGAGAAGTGGCCCGCCTCGCTCTTCGAGCGCCTGTTGCCGCGCCACCTGGAGATCATCTTCGAGATCAACCAGCGCTTCCTGCGCCAGGTGCAGATCCGCTACCCCTTCGACACCGAGCGCATCCGCCGCATGAGCCTGGTGGAGGAGGGCCCGGAGAAGAAGATCCGCATGGCGCACCTGGCGGTGGTGGGCAGCCACAGCATCAACGGCGTGGCCGAGCTGCACACCAACCTGCTGCGCCGCGACGTGCTGCCGGAGTTCGCGGAGATGTACCCGGAGCGCTTCAACAACAAGACCAACGGCGTGACGCCCCGCCGCTGGCTCCTGTGGAGCAACCCGCGCCTGTCCCAGCTCATCACCCGCAACATCGGGGACGGCTGGACCACCAACCTGGACAAGCTGCGGGAGCTGGAGCCCCTGGCCCAGAACGCCGGCTTCCGCGAGGCCTTCGCCCAGGTGAAGCGGCAGAACAAGCAGGACCTGTCCCAGCACCTCAGCCAGCTGTGCGGCGTGAACCTCAACCCGGACGCCATCTTCGACGTGCAGATCAAGCGCCTGCACGAGTACAAGCGCCAGCTGCTGGACGCCATCCACATCGTATCCCTGTGGATGAAGGCGCGCCGGGACCCGAGCACCATCGTCGCCCCGCGCGTGTTCCTCTTCGGCGCCAAGGCGGCCCCGGGCTACGTGCAGGCCAAGCTCATCATCCGCCTCATCAACGGCATCGCCGAGGTGGTCAACAGCGACGCGGGCACCACGGGCCTCCAGGTGCTCTTCATCCCCAACTACCGGGTGAGCCTCGCCGAGCGCATCATCCCGGCGGCGGACGTGTCCGAGCAGATCTCCACCGCGGGCTGGGAGGCCTCGGGCACCGGCAACATGAAGTTCATGCTCAACGGCGCGCTCACCCTGGGCACGCTCGACGGCGCCAACGTGGAGATCCGCCAGGCGGTGGGTGACGACAACTTCTTCCTCTTCGGCCTCACCGCCGACGAGGTCATCGCCCGCAAGCGCGCCGGCTACCGGCCGCGCGAGGAGTACGAGAAGAACCAGGACCTGCGCGAGGCCCTGGAGCTCATCTCCTCCGGCTTCTTCTCGCCCGAGGATCGCCACCTCTTCAAGCCGCTCATCGACGGGCTCCTGGAGGAGGACCGCTACCTGGTGCTCGCCGACTTCGCCGCCTACGCGGCCCGGCAGCGCGACGTGGCGCACGCCTACAAGGACACCGAGCGCTGGACGCGCATGGCCATCCACAACGTGGCGCACGCGGGCATCTTCTCCTCGGACCGCACCATCACGCAGTACGCCGAGGAAATCTGGCGCGTGAAGCGCATCCCCGTGGGCCCCTGA
- a CDS encoding TIGR02265 family protein, whose amino-acid sequence MPSDKNDLVQRVAICKPDDTVRGFLFKSVYTLVEQRVGSSGTDRMLQQLRINKMPVDFFSYPAADFLRMLYTAADVLEPHYASVEDAIRACGGATVTGFFKSYVGNTLMRLVGIGDPKRVFASVDTIYSTLVSYGKRTSEELGDKRLRLHYRGDMQPIAFHEGALREALVVLRGNGTAKGTAVALNYGQYVLEWT is encoded by the coding sequence ATGCCGAGCGACAAGAATGATCTCGTGCAGCGGGTCGCCATCTGCAAACCCGACGACACCGTGCGCGGATTCCTGTTCAAGTCCGTCTACACGCTGGTGGAGCAGCGCGTGGGTTCCTCCGGCACGGATCGCATGCTGCAGCAGCTGCGCATCAACAAGATGCCAGTCGACTTCTTCTCGTATCCGGCGGCGGACTTCCTGCGCATGCTCTACACGGCGGCCGACGTGCTGGAGCCCCACTACGCCTCGGTGGAGGACGCCATCCGCGCGTGCGGCGGGGCCACGGTGACGGGCTTCTTCAAGTCCTACGTGGGCAACACGCTCATGCGGCTGGTGGGCATTGGGGATCCCAAGCGCGTCTTCGCCTCGGTGGACACCATCTACTCGACGCTGGTGAGCTACGGAAAGCGCACCTCGGAGGAGCTGGGCGACAAGCGCCTGCGGTTGCACTACCGCGGCGACATGCAGCCCATCGCCTTCCACGAGGGCGCCCTGCGCGAGGCGCTCGTCGTGCTCCGGGGCAACGGCACGGCCAAGGGCACGGCCGTGGCCCTCAACTACGGGCAGTACGTGCTCGAGTGGACCTGA